In Arsenophonus sp. aPb, one DNA window encodes the following:
- the fdhD gene encoding formate dehydrogenase accessory sulfurtransferase FdhD yields the protein MINDVKKSGTSEIKICKKGNLNLFNLDNVAQEVPIAMVYNGISHAVMMASPKDLTLFALGFSLSEGIIQSAEEIRDININNYGSKGIELNIELSPRQFMALKTHRRNLTGRTGCGICGTEQLSQLFRPINPLPFTQSFSLNYLDQALSQLNTIQKIGQLTGCTHAAAWITPTGELAGGCEDIGRHVALDKLLGMKSREKWQNGAVLISSRASYEMVQKAATCGVEILFAISAVTSLAVEMAQKYQLTLVGFCRSGKATIFSYPERLTE from the coding sequence ATGATAAATGATGTTAAAAAAAGTGGAACATCTGAAATAAAAATTTGCAAAAAGGGAAATCTTAATCTTTTTAATCTGGATAATGTTGCACAAGAAGTCCCTATTGCCATGGTCTATAATGGCATCTCTCATGCGGTTATGATGGCAAGCCCAAAAGACTTAACGCTATTTGCCTTAGGTTTTTCACTGTCTGAAGGCATCATCCAATCTGCTGAAGAAATTCGTGATATCAATATAAATAACTATGGCTCAAAGGGCATAGAATTGAATATTGAACTATCTCCTCGCCAGTTTATGGCATTGAAAACACATAGACGCAATCTAACAGGCCGTACTGGCTGTGGTATCTGTGGTACAGAACAACTTAGCCAACTGTTTCGCCCAATTAATCCTCTTCCTTTCACGCAATCATTTTCACTTAATTATCTGGATCAGGCTTTATCGCAATTAAATACGATCCAAAAAATTGGCCAATTAACCGGTTGCACGCATGCTGCGGCCTGGATAACCCCAACCGGTGAGCTAGCTGGAGGCTGTGAAGATATTGGCCGTCATGTCGCCCTGGACAAACTCCTCGGTATGAAAAGCCGTGAAAAATGGCAAAACGGTGCGGTATTAATTTCAAGCAGAGCAAGTTATGAAATGGTGCAAAAGGCAGCAACCTGCGGGGTAGAAATTTTATTTGCTATCTCAGCGGTCACTTCACTTGCTGTAGAAATGGCGCAAAAATATCAATTAACGTTAGTTGGCTTTTGTCGCTCTGGTAAAGCAACTATTTTTAGTTATCCCGAACGCTTAACAGAATAA
- a CDS encoding Slam-dependent surface lipoprotein, whose protein sequence is MKKLNIITLLMLSIGYIGFSQAITGYNKSNTSNDNRLIIGEIEEASNGFHKAKKGDPAIGLTDLHGSKKIGFPGLARYSNTVDNNVYKLVATSNSHHPNMGSFTFAKLDDVDVFFGEWAQKDDMSSASHTAYYAGKDITPEMPNAGTAIYTIKGINDYSNNGFMTGELTADFAENSLKGSFSHSALTMNIDADIKENGSFSGKASADSIEGTTTGHFFGNNANYLAGITQFENNHQLDTAFAGTKQ, encoded by the coding sequence ATGAAGAAATTAAATATTATTACCTTGCTAATGTTATCAATTGGATATATTGGCTTTAGCCAGGCAATAACCGGTTATAATAAATCAAATACCTCTAATGATAATCGTCTAATTATTGGTGAAATAGAAGAAGCTTCTAATGGCTTTCATAAAGCCAAAAAAGGTGATCCGGCTATTGGTTTAACTGATTTACATGGGAGTAAAAAAATCGGCTTTCCCGGTTTAGCACGGTATTCTAACACAGTTGATAATAACGTTTATAAGCTTGTTGCTACCAGCAATTCCCACCATCCCAATATGGGATCATTTACATTTGCCAAACTGGACGACGTTGATGTTTTCTTCGGTGAATGGGCGCAAAAAGATGATATGTCTTCGGCCTCTCACACTGCTTACTATGCCGGTAAAGACATTACGCCAGAGATGCCAAATGCCGGTACCGCCATCTATACTATCAAAGGGATCAACGATTATTCTAACAATGGTTTTATGACCGGTGAATTAACCGCAGATTTTGCCGAAAACAGCTTGAAAGGTTCATTTAGTCATAGTGCATTAACCATGAATATTGATGCAGATATTAAAGAGAATGGCTCTTTCAGCGGCAAAGCTTCTGCTGATTCAATTGAAGGAACCACCACAGGCCACTTCTTTGGTAATAATGCCAACTATTTAGCGGGTATTACTCAATTTGAAAATAATCATCAATTAGATACCGCTTTTGCCGGCACTAAACAATAA
- a CDS encoding porin family protein: protein MNKINNKNYITNIFIAINKKDWQQVEGYLNQLIKNNYQDKSLIYFIQGCLSYKNRETQSAMHYLSQAITINPHFTRAKLDLSYIYIENRVYHKAKPLLNELITQQDLPDLVKKKIKYLLILINNKNPFFATLSLGYHLTDNLNKSPGSPPECLQKNSAGDCRLTRKMPKKITSSGFSLFGMTQQSFMLQEPHAVFIRLTANSQIYRQNNTYNGYQANIYAGYHFQSSYHYLLAGPLLGYEQGEEDPNAYEIGGKIEWRYRPDIAAKLDFVLNHQFKWKDYYQGQHNNGLKHETSFSINYPLNNIDWYLSLGFSQHFHQWQINDYHRYDIGGGVKFKSLPYLETSLSSLWNQYQFKHFDNRLGAMRRDTEWINAIKLKLTIKIIGFTPSLTFFHRKNNSNVGWLYRYQKNDLQLNFERYF, encoded by the coding sequence GTGAATAAAATAAATAATAAAAATTATATTACTAATATTTTTATTGCTATTAATAAAAAAGATTGGCAACAAGTTGAAGGTTACTTAAATCAATTAATAAAAAATAATTATCAAGATAAGAGTTTGATCTATTTTATTCAGGGTTGTTTATCATATAAAAATCGAGAGACTCAATCTGCTATGCACTATTTATCCCAGGCGATAACAATAAATCCTCACTTTACACGTGCCAAGCTCGATTTAAGTTATATTTATATTGAAAACCGGGTTTATCATAAAGCAAAACCATTATTAAATGAATTAATAACACAACAAGATTTACCTGACCTGGTTAAGAAAAAAATAAAATATCTTCTCATTCTGATTAATAATAAAAATCCGTTCTTTGCCACACTTTCACTAGGTTACCACCTAACAGATAATCTGAATAAATCGCCTGGTAGCCCACCAGAGTGCTTACAAAAAAATAGTGCTGGCGATTGCCGATTAACTCGTAAAATGCCGAAAAAAATTACCTCATCAGGCTTTTCTTTATTCGGTATGACCCAACAGTCATTTATGTTGCAAGAGCCTCATGCGGTTTTTATTCGCCTAACGGCAAATAGTCAAATCTATCGGCAAAACAACACCTATAATGGCTATCAAGCCAATATTTACGCTGGCTACCACTTTCAATCCTCATACCATTATTTATTAGCCGGCCCCTTATTGGGTTATGAACAAGGGGAAGAAGATCCAAATGCTTATGAAATAGGGGGAAAAATTGAGTGGCGTTATCGTCCTGATATAGCCGCTAAATTAGATTTTGTACTCAATCACCAATTTAAATGGAAAGACTATTACCAAGGACAACATAATAATGGCCTAAAGCATGAAACTTCTTTTTCCATTAATTATCCTCTTAACAATATAGATTGGTATCTCTCTTTAGGTTTTTCTCAACATTTCCATCAATGGCAAATAAACGATTATCACCGCTATGATATTGGTGGTGGCGTTAAATTTAAGTCATTACCTTATCTAGAAACCAGTCTTTCATCACTTTGGAATCAATATCAATTTAAACATTTTGATAATCGATTAGGCGCTATGCGGCGTGATACAGAATGGATCAATGCAATTAAATTAAAACTAACCATAAAAATTATTGGCTTCACACCCTCTCTTACATTTTTTCATCGCAAGAATAATAGCAATGTCGGCTGGCTTTATCGCTATCAAAAAAACGATCTGCAACTCAATTTTGAACGTTATTTTTGA
- a CDS encoding TonB-dependent receptor, whose translation MYFLNCRQKPIAFAISLSTLVIPAISYAEQQSLDKQVNMEKKHLGKIQVSDMSQQDEQGYDNIYDKNISNIYIGKEMIERFKGASPADLFQSTPGVYSGEARNGAAIDPNIRGIQGQGRIPLTVDGTEQSITVTRGYNGANNRNYLDPNLISSIEIEKGPSLSRHIKSSVGGGITIKTININDILPANENFGFALKLEGSNNAIKPRLKNLPLGEDYRNLPEGMKAYAFLFDDPLINIHPHHYHDRKLGGLDDYAYRLAVGLRQEKFDLLLASSYRNKGNYFAGTRGANRYRYAVTNEKKKEFTNPKIIIDPYMPFVANIYHPGKEVPNTSNMMKSLLLKNNWHLADDLTVNFTYRDSRLEFGDIMPSRLGFVDVERNLVPQWPLAQVHQKAGSASLKYQPLDSLWFDFYLSAWFNHTNANTNSAGGYPRAPKDRDADWDTSTFYKYGTAIIDPTIDGSLINSANNSNENNRWGLDISNIFTLTPNLNLTLNGRFQNEKLINHTEYTGVRVTYFQYPGKEGRRQEYQLGFKFDWQPVEFLTFSAGANYVTYWSIDDLVNRKRTEKISGYQKSGQLAGSNVPFFQSVNQQDYDNDVYADDWKKRIKKLAANKHHIYKTEIARLTEALADNENQLNEQEKIALTNNIDKLKKQRIELTMATRKQYTQQDEYLIQIGTNKQVQIPNKNGTNYRPKSITLLYNPNDGKLHKKDNPFFNGKINIDEETIDAKTGKTVKRYYSNQITDGDKILVARPEDTLWQKEKKRKDHGIAPVLSAGISITDDLNVYLRYAESVRMPSLYEDGVGFSDERRIVMGEKTKPERAKTQEFGIHYNLANLLKTEKHADIKLIYFDTTIENVFDRDMAYNFTQMDRQLLSGIEIQARYDNDFIFSDISYVYNIKNKVCDLNTSHYLDPYNQHNIPECIDGGFPGGFLRTAIQPKYSLNMNLGARLWDKKIKIGSRFTYHSKAENRDEKHLMIIKPNSYLGTNNNPMRWDPIFTIDAYVDYKINDNMSVELTGTNLTDEYYLDPLTRSMMPAPGRTFKLSFNSKF comes from the coding sequence ATGTATTTTTTAAACTGCCGCCAAAAACCAATAGCATTTGCTATATCACTTTCTACTTTGGTTATCCCCGCTATTAGCTATGCTGAACAGCAATCTTTGGACAAGCAAGTAAACATGGAAAAAAAACATTTAGGTAAAATTCAGGTTTCTGATATGTCACAACAAGATGAACAGGGTTATGACAATATCTATGATAAAAATATTTCCAACATTTATATTGGCAAAGAGATGATAGAACGTTTCAAGGGGGCTTCCCCTGCGGATCTGTTTCAATCTACGCCGGGTGTATATAGCGGTGAAGCACGTAATGGCGCGGCAATCGATCCCAATATTCGTGGCATTCAAGGACAAGGGCGGATCCCCTTAACTGTCGATGGGACTGAGCAATCAATTACAGTAACCCGCGGCTACAATGGTGCCAATAACCGAAACTATCTTGATCCTAATTTAATCAGTTCAATTGAAATTGAAAAAGGGCCTTCGCTATCACGTCATATTAAAAGTTCGGTCGGCGGTGGTATCACCATCAAAACAATTAATATTAATGATATTCTGCCAGCAAATGAAAACTTTGGTTTTGCGCTTAAGTTAGAGGGCAGCAATAACGCAATCAAACCGCGACTCAAAAATTTACCATTAGGCGAGGACTATCGTAATCTTCCAGAAGGAATGAAAGCTTATGCCTTTTTATTTGATGATCCTTTAATCAATATCCATCCCCATCATTACCATGATAGAAAATTAGGCGGTTTGGATGATTATGCTTATCGGCTTGCCGTTGGCTTGCGCCAAGAGAAATTTGATTTATTGCTGGCCTCAAGTTATCGCAATAAAGGCAACTATTTTGCCGGTACCAGGGGAGCAAATCGTTACCGTTATGCGGTTACTAATGAGAAGAAAAAAGAATTTACCAACCCTAAAATAATAATCGATCCTTATATGCCTTTTGTTGCCAACATTTATCATCCAGGCAAAGAAGTGCCTAACACTTCCAACATGATGAAATCGCTGTTGCTAAAAAATAATTGGCATCTGGCTGATGATTTAACGGTCAATTTTACTTATCGCGATTCCCGACTGGAATTTGGTGATATTATGCCCTCTCGACTGGGTTTTGTTGATGTCGAACGTAATTTGGTTCCGCAATGGCCTTTAGCTCAGGTGCACCAAAAAGCCGGTAGTGCCAGCCTTAAATATCAACCGCTTGATAGTTTATGGTTCGATTTTTATCTGAGTGCTTGGTTTAATCACACAAATGCAAATACCAATAGTGCGGGCGGTTACCCAAGAGCCCCAAAAGACAGAGATGCTGATTGGGATACTAGCACCTTCTATAAGTATGGCACCGCGATTATAGATCCCACTATTGATGGTAGTTTAATCAATAGTGCTAATAATAGTAATGAAAATAATCGCTGGGGTTTGGACATTAGCAATATATTTACCCTGACACCTAATTTAAATCTTACCCTGAACGGCCGCTTTCAGAATGAAAAATTAATTAACCATACGGAATATACTGGTGTAAGGGTTACTTATTTCCAATATCCAGGCAAAGAAGGCCGTCGGCAAGAGTATCAACTGGGGTTTAAGTTCGACTGGCAACCGGTGGAATTTTTAACTTTCTCCGCCGGCGCCAATTATGTGACTTATTGGTCAATTGATGATCTGGTCAATAGAAAAAGAACTGAAAAAATAAGCGGCTACCAAAAGAGCGGCCAGCTTGCCGGCTCTAATGTTCCCTTTTTTCAATCAGTTAATCAACAAGATTATGACAATGATGTTTATGCCGATGACTGGAAGAAACGAATAAAAAAACTAGCTGCCAACAAACACCATATTTATAAGACAGAAATAGCTCGATTAACAGAGGCCTTAGCCGATAATGAAAATCAACTTAATGAGCAGGAAAAAATAGCGCTAACAAACAATATCGATAAATTAAAAAAACAACGCATCGAGCTAACGATGGCAACAAGAAAACAGTATACACAACAAGATGAATACCTGATTCAGATAGGTACTAACAAGCAAGTGCAAATACCCAATAAAAATGGAACCAATTATCGACCAAAATCGATTACCTTACTTTACAACCCTAACGATGGAAAATTGCATAAAAAGGATAATCCTTTCTTTAACGGTAAAATAAATATAGATGAAGAAACGATTGATGCTAAAACTGGAAAAACGGTAAAACGCTATTATTCTAATCAGATTACAGATGGGGATAAAATTCTTGTTGCTCGGCCAGAAGACACGCTATGGCAAAAAGAGAAAAAACGCAAAGATCACGGTATTGCCCCTGTCCTCTCAGCGGGCATATCGATCACGGATGATTTAAATGTTTATCTTCGTTATGCCGAATCAGTCAGAATGCCCAGTTTATATGAAGACGGAGTTGGCTTTTCCGACGAACGTCGAATTGTTATGGGTGAAAAAACCAAACCGGAACGCGCTAAAACACAAGAATTTGGTATTCACTATAATCTGGCAAATCTATTAAAAACAGAAAAACACGCTGATATTAAATTAATCTATTTTGACACCACGATAGAAAATGTATTCGATCGTGATATGGCATATAATTTTACCCAAATGGATAGACAGTTATTATCCGGTATTGAAATACAGGCGCGTTATGATAATGATTTTATTTTTAGTGATATTAGTTACGTTTATAATATAAAAAATAAAGTTTGTGATCTTAATACCAGTCATTATTTAGATCCTTATAATCAACACAATATTCCAGAATGTATTGATGGTGGTTTTCCGGGTGGTTTTTTACGTACTGCAATTCAACCTAAATACTCCTTGAATATGAATTTAGGTGCTCGTTTATGGGATAAAAAAATCAAAATTGGCAGTCGATTTACCTACCATAGTAAAGCAGAAAATCGTGATGAAAAGCATTTGATGATAATTAAACCTAATTCTTATTTAGGTACGAATAATAATCCAATGCGTTGGGATCCAATTTTTACAATTGATGCCTATGTGGATTATAAAATTAATGACAATATGTCAGTAGAACTAACCGGAACCAATTTAACTGATGAATATTATCTCGACCCGTTAACTCGCTCCATGATGCCTGCTCCAGGAAGAACTTTTAAACTTAGTTTTAATAGTAAGTTTTAA
- a CDS encoding energy transducer TonB, whose amino-acid sequence MIRLLAYIVLSIILHTALIWLCLSTSANSTPTLASHHNISPNTTITLISASIETTSEINRSSSEALPMILPDSPVNPVLAVKQKQEKINNKKKIAVVKETNNKTFSETTKRINKNKNPSVYPAENFNGDNNTTMQGGALNHDPSQMKVGEQKEGERYYSLVKQEIERNKIYPRQARKQRHRGRVLLQFNINTDGSLYDAKIIRSSGFNTLDKAALTAIVRSRSIGPKPLHISSTMSTEIEFNLDRN is encoded by the coding sequence ATGATAAGACTGTTAGCTTATATTGTGTTATCTATTATTTTACATACTGCTTTAATATGGCTGTGCTTATCGACTTCGGCTAATTCTACGCCGACATTAGCAAGTCACCATAATATTTCTCCTAATACTACAATTACCTTGATCTCAGCCAGTATAGAAACAACATCAGAGATAAATAGATCTTCTAGTGAAGCGCTACCAATGATTCTACCTGATTCACCAGTAAATCCAGTACTAGCCGTTAAGCAGAAACAAGAAAAAATCAATAATAAAAAGAAAATAGCAGTGGTCAAAGAAACTAATAATAAAACCTTCTCAGAAACCACGAAGAGAATAAATAAGAATAAGAATCCATCGGTTTATCCCGCAGAGAATTTCAACGGCGATAATAACACCACCATGCAAGGAGGGGCTCTAAATCATGATCCTTCTCAAATGAAGGTAGGCGAACAAAAAGAAGGTGAACGCTATTATTCGCTAGTCAAACAAGAAATTGAGCGCAATAAAATATATCCACGTCAAGCCAGAAAACAACGCCATCGAGGGCGAGTACTATTACAATTTAATATCAATACTGACGGTAGCTTATATGACGCTAAAATCATTCGCTCTTCTGGTTTCAATACCCTTGATAAGGCGGCATTAACGGCCATTGTAAGGAGTCGTTCCATCGGACCTAAGCCTCTTCATATTAGTTCAACCATGAGTACCGAGATAGAGTTCAACCTAGATAGAAATTAA
- a CDS encoding GNAT family N-acetyltransferase — protein MKLILNDKENDAEENTIIDSLWKHNSNFTTVDMHPLRVTLMDNDNIVGGLIARTWWGGLDIQYLWIAENYRKRGFGKDLMKKAENEAIKRKCHMAYVDTFDFQAVNFYKKLGYKEYGHLDKFAHCYTRYYLSKPLKSTDVC, from the coding sequence ATGAAACTTATACTTAACGATAAAGAAAATGATGCAGAAGAAAATACCATCATTGATAGCCTGTGGAAACATAATTCCAATTTTACCACTGTAGATATGCATCCGCTAAGAGTGACTTTAATGGATAATGATAATATTGTTGGTGGCTTGATTGCCAGAACATGGTGGGGTGGCTTAGATATCCAATATCTTTGGATAGCAGAAAACTACAGAAAAAGGGGCTTTGGAAAAGATTTAATGAAAAAAGCAGAAAATGAAGCAATAAAAAGAAAATGTCATATGGCTTATGTTGACACTTTTGACTTTCAAGCCGTTAATTTTTATAAAAAATTAGGCTATAAGGAATATGGTCACTTAGACAAATTTGCTCACTGTTACACCCGGTATTATTTATCAAAGCCGCTGAAAAGTACAGATGTTTGCTAA
- a CDS encoding cytosine permease has product MNLIDNYPTSRVPTNIRLSFLSVTLVHAGMLTALDQFMLGAVLGNSMALTDAFLAIFISSIIFGVITFALGFAGMKEGLSSSLLARWCGFGRIGSVLVSLTIAISLVGWFGVQNAVFAKGLNYALGNKLGFEWSATLSGLFLTILVAFGFKALRFTAWIAVPFFVIVILFISAGILEHHNTIDLIQSVPNGETITLSSAITLIMGGCIVATLITPDMSRYSKNSRQVFWMVMVSIILGEFVINGLAILLARALNTSDVVTIMTQTAGGIGLLVVIFSTLRVNDINLYSSSLSIANSISVLTGKKVNYTIITLSIGIIGTTFSVLGILDKFVGFLTILGVVFPPIVGVMLTDYFIIKTHRNILKETQQGEKIPANKDTPLIGWNAVFACVIASILGITVETGIPTVNSLLAASIIYGLLSIIKR; this is encoded by the coding sequence ATGAATTTAATAGATAACTATCCAACAAGTCGTGTTCCGACCAATATACGTTTATCATTTCTGAGTGTTACATTAGTTCATGCTGGAATGTTAACTGCGTTAGATCAATTTATGCTAGGCGCAGTATTAGGTAATTCAATGGCTTTAACTGACGCTTTTTTAGCTATTTTCATTAGTAGTATTATTTTTGGCGTTATTACCTTTGCTTTAGGCTTTGCGGGAATGAAAGAAGGGTTATCCAGTAGTCTTTTAGCCAGATGGTGTGGTTTTGGACGTATTGGTTCAGTTTTGGTCAGCCTTACAATAGCTATTAGCTTGGTAGGTTGGTTTGGGGTACAAAATGCAGTCTTTGCTAAAGGACTTAATTATGCATTAGGCAATAAATTAGGTTTTGAATGGTCAGCAACGTTATCTGGTTTATTTTTGACGATTTTAGTTGCTTTTGGTTTTAAAGCGCTACGATTTACTGCATGGATTGCGGTTCCTTTTTTTGTCATCGTGATTTTATTTATTTCTGCAGGAATTCTTGAGCATCATAATACAATAGATTTGATTCAGTCTGTTCCTAATGGTGAAACGATAACCTTGTCTTCTGCAATCACATTAATTATGGGAGGATGTATCGTTGCCACTCTTATTACGCCAGATATGAGTCGATATTCAAAAAATAGTCGTCAGGTATTTTGGATGGTTATGGTATCAATTATTCTCGGTGAATTTGTCATTAATGGACTGGCTATATTATTAGCCAGAGCACTAAATACGTCCGATGTCGTAACCATTATGACGCAAACGGCTGGAGGTATTGGTTTATTGGTGGTTATCTTCTCTACATTGCGGGTTAATGATATTAATCTTTATTCATCATCATTGAGTATTGCTAATTCAATTTCAGTATTGACGGGCAAAAAAGTTAATTACACTATTATCACTTTATCTATTGGTATCATTGGTACCACTTTTTCTGTTTTGGGTATTTTAGATAAATTTGTTGGTTTTTTGACTATTCTTGGTGTTGTCTTTCCGCCGATAGTTGGTGTTATGCTAACGGATTATTTTATTATCAAGACTCATAGAAATATTCTTAAGGAAACACAACAAGGAGAGAAAATTCCGGCCAATAAAGATACACCTTTAATTGGTTGGAATGCTGTTTTCGCTTGTGTAATAGCCAGTATTCTTGGCATAACAGTGGAAACAGGCATTCCAACGGTTAATTCTCTACTCGCTGCGAGCATTATTTATGGTTTATTAAGTATAATTAAAAGATAA
- a CDS encoding helix-turn-helix domain-containing protein, with product MLDFSYNWHGANIVAAFQENITLSSISHQFGLNSKILKNRLIRLFSNGEKCIIASIKLHPSTILPSYYCDSTKAFQ from the coding sequence ATGCTTGATTTTAGCTATAACTGGCACGGCGCTAACATTGTTGCTGCATTCCAAGAAAACATAACCCTATCATCTATTTCCCATCAATTTGGATTAAACTCAAAAATACTAAAAAATAGACTTATTCGCCTTTTTTCAAATGGTGAAAAGTGTATTATTGCTAGCATAAAGCTCCATCCATCTACAATCTTGCCAAGTTATTATTGCGATAGCACAAAAGCTTTCCAATAG